One part of the Deltaproteobacteria bacterium CG2_30_66_27 genome encodes these proteins:
- a CDS encoding exodeoxyribonuclease VII small subunit codes for MAEKGKEPSFEEALKGLEAVVERLESGEPPLEESIRLFEEGMRLSETCRKRLDEADRKIELLLRKPGGVSRETAEEEDILDRPQGKEE; via the coding sequence ATGGCGGAGAAAGGGAAGGAGCCTTCCTTCGAGGAGGCGTTGAAGGGACTCGAAGCCGTCGTGGAACGACTGGAGTCGGGAGAGCCTCCCCTCGAGGAGTCGATCCGCCTGTTCGAGGAGGGGATGCGACTCTCGGAAACGTGCCGAAAGCGCCTCGACGAGGCCGACCGGAAGATCGAGCTCCTCCTGCGGAAGCCGGGGGGCGTTTCCCGGGAGACCGCGGAGGAGGAAGATATCCTGGACAGGCCCCAAGGGAAGGAAGAGTGA
- a CDS encoding 1-deoxy-D-xylulose-5-phosphate synthase, with amino-acid sequence MRSPAELKKVPRDQLPAVAAELRETIVRNVAHTGGHLASSLGVVELTIALHYVFDCPRDRIVWDVGHQAYAHKILTGRRDAFPTLRTFGGISGFPRISESPCDAFGTGHSGTSISAALGMAVARDLRKGTNRVVAVIGDGSLSSGLALEGLNQAGHKKRDLIVILNDNEWSISQNVGALSGYLNRMMTGKLYTSFRKRVETILKSMPHGAFMARIAKKSEELTKGFIVPGLLFEELGYTYIGPIPGHDLEVLIGTLQNLENIEGPVLVHVVTSKGKGYAPAEANPEYFHGVGAFDPETGKGIGKASAPSYTDVFSDAIVELARENPKIVAITAAMCGGTGLKKFRGAFPDRFFDVGIAEAHAVTFAAGLAREGKIPVVAIYSTFLQRAFDQIIHDVCLQKLPVVFMIDRAGLVGADGATHQGLFDLSFLRQIPEMALMAPRDEAELVRMLRTAVAAGRPVAIRYPRGSGPGTAIPSGPGPGQVAWGKGELLAEGKDVLLIGIGSTVATCLEAAEELRKHGVSAAVVDPRFVKPLDADLLLPLVHRIGRVLTVEENVLAGGFGSAVLELLEEHEEHPHRFRRIGVRDRFVEHGAPAQLREECGLTSAHIVSEALRICHDGKSLFPSILDGIRSRLEKIV; translated from the coding sequence ATCCGGTCGCCGGCGGAACTGAAAAAAGTACCTCGCGACCAGCTTCCGGCCGTCGCCGCGGAATTGCGGGAGACGATCGTCCGCAACGTCGCGCACACCGGGGGACACCTCGCTTCGAGCCTCGGCGTGGTGGAGCTCACGATCGCCCTCCACTACGTGTTCGACTGCCCGCGGGACCGGATCGTCTGGGACGTCGGGCACCAGGCCTACGCCCACAAGATCCTCACGGGGAGGCGGGACGCCTTCCCGACGCTGCGGACCTTCGGGGGGATCTCCGGATTCCCGCGCATCTCCGAAAGCCCCTGCGACGCCTTCGGCACCGGGCACTCCGGCACGTCGATCTCCGCGGCCCTCGGGATGGCGGTCGCCCGGGATCTTCGGAAGGGAACGAACCGCGTCGTCGCCGTCATCGGGGACGGCTCCCTCTCCTCCGGTCTCGCCCTCGAGGGGCTGAACCAGGCGGGTCACAAGAAACGCGACCTGATCGTCATCCTCAACGACAACGAGTGGTCGATCTCACAGAACGTCGGCGCCCTTTCCGGGTACCTCAACCGGATGATGACCGGAAAGCTCTACACTTCGTTCCGGAAGCGGGTCGAGACGATCCTGAAATCGATGCCCCACGGCGCCTTCATGGCGCGGATCGCGAAGAAGTCCGAGGAGCTGACGAAAGGATTCATCGTCCCCGGCCTCCTGTTCGAGGAGCTCGGCTACACCTACATCGGCCCGATCCCGGGACACGACCTCGAGGTCCTCATCGGGACGCTCCAGAACCTCGAGAACATCGAGGGGCCCGTGCTCGTCCACGTGGTGACGTCGAAGGGAAAGGGATACGCGCCGGCGGAGGCGAACCCGGAATATTTCCACGGGGTGGGCGCCTTCGACCCGGAGACCGGGAAGGGGATCGGGAAGGCGTCGGCGCCGTCCTACACGGACGTCTTCTCCGACGCGATCGTCGAGCTCGCGAGGGAAAACCCGAAGATCGTCGCCATCACCGCGGCGATGTGCGGAGGGACGGGCCTGAAAAAATTCCGCGGGGCGTTTCCCGACCGGTTCTTCGACGTGGGGATCGCGGAAGCCCACGCGGTGACCTTCGCCGCGGGGCTTGCCCGCGAAGGGAAGATCCCCGTCGTGGCGATCTACTCGACCTTCCTGCAGCGCGCCTTCGACCAGATCATCCACGACGTCTGCCTCCAGAAGCTCCCCGTGGTGTTCATGATCGACCGCGCCGGCCTCGTCGGGGCCGACGGGGCCACGCACCAGGGGCTGTTCGACCTGTCGTTCCTGCGCCAGATCCCCGAAATGGCGCTCATGGCGCCGCGCGACGAGGCCGAGCTGGTCCGGATGCTGAGGACCGCGGTGGCCGCCGGTCGTCCCGTGGCGATCCGCTATCCGCGGGGGTCGGGGCCGGGGACGGCGATCCCTTCCGGTCCCGGACCCGGGCAGGTCGCCTGGGGAAAGGGGGAACTTCTCGCGGAAGGAAAGGATGTACTCCTCATCGGAATCGGTTCGACCGTGGCGACGTGCCTCGAGGCGGCGGAGGAGTTGCGGAAACACGGCGTTTCCGCGGCGGTGGTCGATCCCCGGTTCGTGAAGCCGCTCGACGCGGACCTGCTCCTGCCGCTGGTCCACCGGATCGGGCGTGTCCTGACCGTGGAAGAGAACGTTCTCGCGGGGGGGTTCGGCAGCGCGGTGCTGGAACTTCTCGAGGAGCACGAAGAGCATCCCCACCGGTTCCGCCGGATCGGCGTCCGCGACCGGTTCGTCGAGCACGGCGCCCCCGCGCAGCTGCGCGAGGAGTGCGGTCTGACCTCCGCGCACATCGTTTCCGAGGCGTTGCGGATCTGTCATGACGGGAAGTCTCTCTTCCCCTCGATCCTCGACGGCATCCGGTCCCGCCTCGAGAAGATTGTCTGA
- a CDS encoding exodeoxyribonuclease VII large subunit — MERDLFGALPEGDVLSVTELTGKIKRLLESSFRTVRVEGEVSNYKRYEASGHRYFSLKDEGAQIRVVLFRGNERNIHGEIRDGQTVIVTGSLGVFEKKGEYQIYARSVEVRGVGNLLVELERRKRRLAEEGLFDAARKRPLPPFPRRVGIVTSLHGAVLRDMVRVARSRFPGVAIVLAPSAVQGEGAAAEIAAALDAMYAFGDADVVLVGRGGGSIEDLWAFNEEAVVRAIVRSPVPVISAVGHETDFTLADLAADHRAPTPTAAAQMAVPDRVELLDRVAALFLRGRRADARSRETARQEWRIAAGKLSDPRPLLQGKRYAVDALSSTLVDLARSAVRDGRETVERLSASVRIHSPAAWVSGRRGELAVLLARARSAADARKRRLRSDLDLLRGKLASLNPTAVLTRGYAIALDRATGKAVRSVAEACPGRALEIRVSDGAFGAVVTEPKP, encoded by the coding sequence GTGGAACGTGATCTCTTCGGCGCACTCCCCGAGGGGGACGTCCTCTCGGTCACCGAGCTGACCGGGAAGATCAAGCGGCTCCTCGAGTCGTCGTTCCGGACCGTGCGGGTCGAGGGGGAGGTGTCGAACTACAAGCGGTACGAGGCGTCCGGCCACCGGTATTTCTCCCTGAAGGACGAGGGGGCGCAGATCCGCGTCGTCCTGTTCCGCGGGAACGAGCGGAACATCCACGGTGAGATCCGCGACGGGCAGACCGTGATCGTGACCGGGTCCCTCGGGGTGTTCGAGAAGAAGGGGGAGTACCAGATCTACGCCCGATCCGTGGAGGTGCGGGGCGTCGGGAACCTTCTCGTGGAGCTGGAGCGGAGGAAGCGCCGCCTCGCGGAGGAGGGCCTGTTCGACGCGGCGCGCAAGCGCCCGCTTCCCCCGTTCCCCCGGCGGGTCGGGATCGTGACGTCGTTGCACGGCGCCGTCCTGCGCGACATGGTCCGGGTGGCGCGCTCCCGCTTTCCGGGGGTGGCGATCGTTCTCGCCCCGTCGGCGGTCCAGGGGGAAGGCGCGGCGGCGGAAATCGCGGCGGCGCTCGATGCGATGTACGCCTTCGGCGACGCGGATGTCGTCCTCGTCGGGCGGGGGGGCGGATCGATCGAGGACCTGTGGGCCTTCAACGAGGAGGCGGTCGTGCGCGCCATCGTCCGTTCCCCCGTACCGGTCATCAGCGCGGTCGGGCACGAGACCGACTTCACGCTCGCCGACCTCGCCGCGGACCACCGCGCTCCCACCCCGACCGCCGCCGCGCAGATGGCCGTCCCCGACCGGGTCGAGCTCCTCGACCGGGTCGCGGCCCTCTTCCTGCGGGGGCGGAGGGCCGATGCCCGTTCGCGGGAAACGGCCCGCCAGGAGTGGCGGATCGCCGCGGGGAAACTGTCGGACCCACGCCCCCTCCTTCAAGGGAAGCGGTACGCCGTCGACGCCCTGTCGTCCACCCTCGTCGATCTTGCGCGCTCCGCGGTCCGGGACGGCCGGGAAACGGTCGAGCGTCTCTCCGCTTCGGTGCGGATCCACTCCCCCGCGGCGTGGGTTTCCGGCCGGCGCGGGGAGCTCGCGGTCCTCCTGGCCCGCGCACGCTCCGCCGCCGACGCGCGGAAACGCCGCCTGCGGTCCGACCTCGATCTTCTCCGCGGCAAGCTGGCGTCCCTCAACCCGACCGCCGTGCTCACGCGGGGCTACGCCATCGCGCTCGACCGCGCCACCGGGAAGGCGGTCCGTTCCGTGGCGGAGGCGTGTCCCGGCCGCGCGCTGGAGATCCGGGTCTCCGACGGCGCGTTCGGAGCGGTCGTCACGGAGCCGAAACCGTGA